The Wolbachia endosymbiont (group B) of Gerris lacustris genomic interval TTCTAGCTTTTACTGCCTTGCTCCTCAAAAGATTATGAACAGGCTCTTAGTGTTAGCTCCTGCTGTAATACTTCTTGTAACATAATCTCCTTTTTCCCCTATATTACCCATAACTAGCTGTAACCCAGGATAAAGAACTGGACTTTTTTCTCGCCCTCCTTTTAGGCTTGCTTTTACCGTTAATTCCCCATTTATTCTTTCACGCAGTGCGAGCGGCAAATTATCAGACAAAAAATTTTCTTTTCCTTCTTCATCTGTTAAGATAAATTCCACATTGGTATCAAATGCTACTTTTTCGACGTTCGTCAAGACAATTAAATCTGATACATTATTTACAGTAACTTTGCCCAGATCAACAACATGAGAAACTTCACTAAATTTTGCAGCTAGTAGTCGAAACGTTAAATCTAAATTTTGATGTGGAGTCCAGGTGCTTGCATTGCTAGATGAAAGTAATACTCCTACTTGATATGGCTGACTTGTTACCCAACGGCTATTTACTGCATCATATTTGCCAAGTTCTGCTATCTTTACTGCAGTACCAGGATCATCAGTAAGCAGTACTATTGCATACTCCTCTCCTGCATGGCAAAACACTGGTGACCAAGTAATACGTGTTGCTGTGCCATCTATCTTTATATCTTTTGGCTCAATATAACTTTCAGCAATGACAGTCTGCGAGGGCATTCCCACTGCTGTTTCTCTAATCTGCACAGCAACACGTTTTTTGCCGTTATTTACAAACCATAACTCTAGACCTCCTATGTGTCTGCTCTCATTTAAAGTAAATGTTTGCGCTAAAGGATCAACTCTTCTTGCTGCGATCACTCTTCTTCTTTCTTCTATAGTAATAGTTTTTTTACCAGTATAAGTTGCCTCTCCATAGCTTCCTTTATTCCCATAAAACTGTACTAATTTAGTACCTGCTGGAATGTTTGCTGGTACTTTCACCTTTCCCTTTAATTTTCCCTGGTTGTTAGCTCTTTTTTCCACTTTTTTTTCTCTATGCCATAGGTATAATAGAAATGCCATCAAATTTTATTTCCTTAAGCTTTTCATCTGGCTCAAAACCTTCAATTTCAAAATTCTGTACTGCTTCTCTCATAAATTCAGTTTCGTATGAAGTACTTGACAGCAGCTCTGTCGTTTCTTTAACATTAAATACTCTGGTTACTGGACTTTTCCAATTTGTTTTTACCTCCGTCCAGTGATCTATATTTTTATTTAGAGTAATTTGTGCCGGTACTGGATCAAAAGCTTGGTATGGATTGATCTTTTCTCCTTTAGTCTGTAAAAGCTGCTCCAGTACCGGTTCAAGTTCATACGGCAAAAGATATCTTTCCCCACCTTTTTCAATATCTGCAACTTCTACATCTATTGGCAGAACTAGCTCTCTATTTACTATTGCTGCAGACTGCGAAATTCCTTGATCACGAATATCATCATCAAAGAACGAATCAACAAATACTCCTTTTTTGGTGGTAGGTTCTCTTGAATTTGCATCATTGCGTAAACGCTCCTCTGCAACCAGCGCATAAAGATCATTTATTCCTTTTTTCATTGCTTCAAGCTCATTCATCGGTACAGCATGAATAGCATTATTCACTATTTTTACCCCTTCTTTTTCTCCGTTTTTCCATGTCTGATGAATGTAGCAGAGCAAAAGTTGTCCAGAAGGTGCTTGAGGCATCGATGGTCTCCAAGAGTGGGAAATTCCTTTTATTCTTCTTACCACCCCTTTGCTATCGATAGTAATTAAATCAAAGCGTGGCATTTTCCAGGTGTAATCAATCAAAACCAAGCTGTTATCAACTGCTCCCTTTACTTTGCATCCCTCTTCACTTATATCTTCAGGACTTACATGAGTACGACAGCGGTAAGTTATTTGATAACTACTTCCAGGAGCTGGTTCTTTACCTGGTAATGACCAATCAACGTTTCCTGCGTTTAGTTTATAATCTACACTATTTTCATAAATAACATTACCTTGTTTAATTTGAATAATTTCAAGTACTGCAGAGTCAGGTATTGGATCAACAGCTCCTGAGTATGAACCGTGAGTAATGGTAATGGTTTTTTGAACAGTTATATCTACTTTTTTAATTTCACTTATTGGAAAATCATTCACCTTCAGTTCCATTACTCTTTGGCTATTTGGCTGAAAAGTATGTGGTTCTGATTCAACTGATTTTATATCTGGATCGTCATCAAAAGAAACACGAATACTGTGAGGAAGTTCAATCTCATAGCCATCAACATGAGCTTTGCCCTCATTAATCACAAATATTTTTTTCCCCTTTTCGTCCCCTTCTTCTCTCTGCAAACAAATTACTTCTAGACCGTTTACTACGTAAGATCCATTTGCTTCTTTATCATAACGAGCAAGAGCTGTAGTTACTATGTTTGCTTGTGGTGGCGGTGAATGTTCTATTAATACTCCATTTTCAATGTTATAAATTGGATAAAATTCTCCTTCAGAAAAACGTGGAGAAAGACCTTCTGCTTGATAACCCCAAATGGTGGAAACTTTAAGCCTTGCAGCTCCTACTTCCTGATAGTTTCTTGTACCAACTGCAGGATCACGAAGATTTTCGTCCTCAAGTTCTGTAATTGTAGATTCTAGATAATAAACACCTATACGCACTGTGGTACTCAGTGGAATAATAAATTCTTCTTTTTCGACTTTTCTAACTGCTCCACGAAGATAGATTTTTCCTGATTCAAGCGTAACTTTACCAGTTTCTCTATCTATAATACAATTGCTTCCTGTTATAACATCACCATCACGAAATATTGCATCACCTATACCTTTAAGCTTAGAAAGAGCATACTCCTGAGTTTCATTTAATTCTGCAGACTGTAAACCTCTTCCTGCAAGAAATAAGCTTTTCTCATATTCTTTGTCAGGATTAAAGCGGTTATAATAACTATTTAAGGTCATTTTGTTTCAAAAAGTTACAACAAATGAAAAAGTTTCCCGAGTTGCAGATGTTCTGATAAGTGGTACGGTGTGTTCTAAAACTAACAAAATTCCAGGATTTTCCACGTCTTTTGGCTCGAAATATCTCTGTCCTTCAGGTAATCCTTCTTTTATTTTAGTACCAACCATAACCCCTAATTCCCGTATAACTTGATTTGCTGCGTCCGTGAAATCGAAAGTAAATTTAAGATACAGATTATTGATTGGTACATTCGATGGTTTAAACCTTCCAGATGGAGTCACAAGTTCTCCATTCTCATCACCACTGCAAAAGAGCACCTCATCAACAACACGACGTCCAACTTCCTTAATTAATGTTGCAGAAGTAATTAGTTCCGGTGGTGTGTCTTGAGTATACTCTATAGTGATTACGCTATCTGCTATAATTGCACCATTTTCTACACGCTCAATAGCGCCTGAGCTACCATCAACTATATAATCTATGCTTGACTGATAAATTGTTTGCCCTGTATAAACTTTTACATCTTTAATAGTGTGGTGATCTAAACTTATCTTGCCGCCTGCTGTAAAAGTTTTTTCAACTTTGTAGCTACTTTCCCAGGTAGAATCTCCAGATCCCCAAGCAAGATGTATTGGTTGCTCTTTTATGCTCGCAGCAATAGCTGCTCTGCCTGATTGTGTCAGTATTGACATGTCTGATTGCGTGATTGATATTATATATATACAAGATTCGTAGAAAAAACGTCCAATTTTTTTGTAATAATGGGCTCAAAATTTTTCCAAGGGCGATTTAAGTGGCGATGTTCATGCCAAGTGACCATACCTGGGTAAAATACTGCTACGTAATTTTCTAGCTCATGAATAGGATCTTTCTGTTTTAAATCTGAGTCATTTTGACAATCAATATGATATTCCCTTAAATTAGACTCTATTATTCTTTGATCAGTAAAACTCTTTGCTTCGTAGTAATAAGTTATACTAAACCGCTCTAAAATTGGTGTACGTCGAAAATTCCAAATCTGCTCAGAGAATTTATCTTCACTTAAGTAAAATGTATGCTCTATTTCTTTATAAGCAGTTGGTGCAAAACAAGCATTGATATCTCCCAAATTCCAACTATCTGATAATACTATCAACGCTTTAGCAAACTTAATTTCTGGCAATAAACTCTGTGGTAGAGGATATAGTGCTTTTAAGTTATACCACTGATGACTTCTTTCATATATACCGTTGTAATTCTTCGTATGAGGCTCTGTTTCTCCTAATATTGCAACATCTAATACCAATTCCCGCTATACAAGCAACGAATAGACAATAATGGAAAAAAAGCCATACTGGAGTAAGTAAAATAGCGAGGTTTAGATGGCATTAAGATCAAAATTATTGGATGAAAAAGTGGTGGAATCAGCAAAAGAGATGCTGAAGAAAGTAAGAAATAATGCGTATGTTGCAAAAAAACTAAATGCTGTAATTGCAGCAAAAAAGCACAGTATAACAGCTGTAGCAAAAATATGTTGCATTTCGAGAAAGGCAATTACTACATGGATAAAGCACATAAAATTTGGAAGAGAAGAAAAATTATTTTCTCCACCTCAACGCCGTAGAAAAACTATATTGAACCAAAGTCAACTTGAACAAATTGAGGTGTGGATAGAGGAAAATCCCAATATTACTATTAGAGAAATGAGAATAAGAATCCAAGAAAGATTTGGTTTGAATATCAGCAAATCCACAATACATCGTAATATGCAAAGAATGAAATTCTCATATATCACACCAAGACCAGTTCATAGTGGACAGGATAAAAATAAGCAAGAGGAGTTTAAAAAAAAACCTCAATGAAACTATTGTCATGCATTCTGAAAAAGAGCTATTTTTCTTCGATGAATCACGGTTTGGTACACATTCAAAAGTTGGACATGGGTGGTTTAAAAAAGGCAGTAGGACACAGGTTAAGGTAAAATTAGGTAGGGAAAATTTTTATCTCTATAGTGCAGTTAATCCCAGAAATGGAGAGAATTTTAGCTTATTTGCACCAAACGTCAACACTGCTTGTATAAATATATTCCTTGAACAGATGTCGCAATATTTAGGAATACGAAAGGCTTTTCTCGTGATGGATTGCGCTAGTTGGCATAAGTCAAAAAGTTTAAAGATACCTAAAAATATGGGAACGTTCAAAAAAGTGTGTCAAACCGAAAAAAAAAGTAATAAATTGATATAAAAAATGGAGGTTTGATATGAGTCAAGCAAATAGAACTACTGGTTTGGTAGATTATAAAGAATTAGAAACAAATATCCTGTCATCTATACGAGAAGGAAGACCATTGACAGGAAGAGATGGAGCATTAACACCGTTTATAAAAAGGTTGCTAGAGGCAAGTCTGGAAGGTGAAATAGAAAGCTACATGTCAGCTGAAAGTGAAGAAAATAACCGAAGAAATGGGAGAAACGCAAAAACTTTACGCACGAGTGCAGGCTCATTTGAGCTGCTAACACCAAGAGATAGGGAGGGAAGCTTTGAACCACAAATAGTCAAAAAAAGGCAAACAAGCCTACATCCAGAACTTGAAGCAAAGGTCTTAAGCACATATGCCAGTGGCATGGGATACAGAGATATAGCTTCACATGTTGAGGAAATATATGACCACAAAATATCAGCAGCAGAGATATCTAGTATTACCGATAAACTGCTACCAGTAATCAATGAATGGCGCAGCCGCCCACTGCAATCAGTGTATCCAATAGTATTTATGGATGGCATGTTTTTTAAGGTCAAGGAGGACGGACATTGCATAAGTAAATGTATGTATAATATATTGGGCATAAATCAAAATGGCAGAAAAGAAGTATTAGGTTTTTATTTGGCTGAAAGTGAAGGAGCTAACTTCTGGTTGGGAGTACTAAATGACCTCAAAGAAAGAGGAGTAGAAGATATTCTAATTGCCTGTATTGATGGGCTAAAAAGCTTTCCTACCGCTATAAATAGTGTATTTCCTAAAGCAGAAGTACAGCTATGCATAGTGCATCAGATAAGGAATTCACTGAAGTATGTATCTAGCAAAGATGTAAAAGTTTTCATAAATGATTTGAAAAAAATATATCGTGCTTCAAGTAAAGAGATTGCTGAGAATTATTTGCTTGAGCTGGAAGAAAAATGGAGTGAAAAATATCCCTTGGTTACAAAATCATGGCAAAACAATTGGGAAAATTTGTCTGGTTATTTTAAGTATTCTGGACCAGTTAGGAAGCTGATTTACACCACCAATCCAATTGAGGGATTGCATAGACAAATTAGGAAATTTACTAAAACTAAGGGCTCATTTACTAATACAAATGCCTTGTACAAAAGGTATATTGTGCTATAAAAAAGGTAGAGCAAAAGTGGACTACAGCTTTGCCTAATTGGGCATTAACTATGTCTCAGCTTGACATTTTCTTTCCCAACAGACTGAAAATTGAGTTGAACTAAAAATGCGGCTTGACACAGTTTATTTAACACTCCCAAAAATATCGAAATTATATACCTACCACCATACTCACCTGACCTCAATCCTGTTGAGAGGTTTTGGTTATATATAAAACAGAACATTT includes:
- a CDS encoding DUF4815 domain-containing protein; its protein translation is MTLNSYYNRFNPDKEYEKSLFLAGRGLQSAELNETQEYALSKLKGIGDAIFRDGDVITGSNCIIDRETGKVTLESGKIYLRGAVRKVEKEEFIIPLSTTVRIGVYYLESTITELEDENLRDPAVGTRNYQEVGAARLKVSTIWGYQAEGLSPRFSEGEFYPIYNIENGVLIEHSPPPQANIVTTALARYDKEANGSYVVNGLEVICLQREEGDEKGKKIFVINEGKAHVDGYEIELPHSIRVSFDDDPDIKSVESEPHTFQPNSQRVMELKVNDFPISEIKKVDITVQKTITITHGSYSGAVDPIPDSAVLEIIQIKQGNVIYENSVDYKLNAGNVDWSLPGKEPAPGSSYQITYRCRTHVSPEDISEEGCKVKGAVDNSLVLIDYTWKMPRFDLITIDSKGVVRRIKGISHSWRPSMPQAPSGQLLLCYIHQTWKNGEKEGVKIVNNAIHAVPMNELEAMKKGINDLYALVAEERLRNDANSREPTTKKGVFVDSFFDDDIRDQGISQSAAIVNRELVLPIDVEVADIEKGGERYLLPYELEPVLEQLLQTKGEKINPYQAFDPVPAQITLNKNIDHWTEVKTNWKSPVTRVFNVKETTELLSSTSYETEFMREAVQNFEIEGFEPDEKLKEIKFDGISIIPMA